A part of Nocardioides sp. WS12 genomic DNA contains:
- a CDS encoding GrpB family protein, translating into MPLPSEIVDFTSPPAPPGADPWVDGATPETGITLASYDDRWPGDFERIGALVRGALGWRALQVEHVGSTSVVGLPAKPIIDVDLVVADSGAEGGYVPALVAAGFVLRVREPWAWGHRMLRHEEPRCNLHVWGPAAPEPVRHRLFRDWLRGNPDDLARYRDAKVEAAEAANAAGEHTMQYNARKQAVIREIYDRAFRAAGLLDT; encoded by the coding sequence ATGCCTTTGCCCTCGGAGATCGTTGACTTCACCTCGCCGCCGGCGCCACCTGGCGCTGATCCTTGGGTGGATGGGGCAACTCCGGAGACCGGCATCACCCTGGCGTCGTACGACGACCGGTGGCCGGGTGACTTCGAGCGGATCGGGGCGCTGGTCCGTGGGGCGCTCGGGTGGCGGGCGTTGCAGGTCGAGCATGTGGGGTCGACGTCCGTGGTGGGCCTTCCTGCGAAGCCGATCATCGACGTGGACCTGGTCGTGGCTGATTCGGGGGCCGAGGGCGGCTATGTGCCGGCGCTCGTGGCGGCGGGTTTTGTGTTGCGGGTGCGTGAGCCGTGGGCGTGGGGGCACCGGATGCTGCGGCACGAGGAGCCGCGCTGCAACCTGCACGTCTGGGGGCCTGCGGCTCCGGAACCGGTGCGGCACAGGTTGTTCCGGGACTGGCTGCGGGGCAACCCCGATGATCTCGCGCGGTACCGCGACGCCAAGGTCGAGGCAGCGGAGGCGGCGAATGCCGCGGGCGAACACACCATGCAGTACAACGCCCGGAAGCAGGCGGTGATTCGGGAGATCTACGACCGCGCGTTCCGGGCGGCGGGCCTGCTGGACACCTGA
- a CDS encoding geranylgeranyl reductase family protein, whose product MSDNTAMSTDVLVVGAGPAGSAAAAWAARAGADVLLADAAIFPRDKTCGDGLTPRAIGELDRLGLRDWVRSHTVNQGLRAHGFGRTLHLPWPGGNLPNWGSAVPRTELDDHLRTTALKSGATALDGARAVDVRMDGDRVASVLFKDGREVACKKLIVADGVRSPLGKVLGREWHRDTVYGVAGRAYVTSTRADDPWISSHLELRGEENEILSGYGWIFPLGKESGEVNLGAGTLATAKRPTDVAIKPLMKLYADRLRQEFGLGDELRAPTSALLPMGGAVSNVAGRNWALIGDAAACVNPLNGEGIDYGLETGRVIAELLADTPDIDLSQAWPALLREHYGESFSVARRLAGLVTVPRLLPALGPIGMRSDLLMTLALRWMGNLVTDEDRDRSARVWRWAGRRSLARDARPPFS is encoded by the coding sequence GTGAGCGACAACACCGCGATGAGCACCGACGTCCTCGTCGTGGGCGCGGGCCCGGCTGGATCGGCTGCGGCCGCGTGGGCGGCTCGTGCGGGCGCCGACGTACTGCTGGCGGACGCAGCGATCTTCCCGCGCGACAAGACCTGCGGTGACGGCCTGACGCCCCGCGCGATCGGGGAACTGGACCGCCTCGGTCTGCGTGACTGGGTGCGCTCGCACACGGTCAACCAGGGCCTGCGTGCGCACGGCTTCGGGCGGACGCTGCACCTGCCCTGGCCGGGCGGCAACCTCCCCAACTGGGGGAGCGCGGTGCCGCGTACCGAACTCGACGACCACCTGCGCACGACGGCCCTGAAGTCCGGTGCCACCGCTCTGGACGGCGCCCGTGCGGTCGACGTACGCATGGACGGGGATCGGGTGGCCTCGGTCCTGTTCAAGGACGGTCGCGAAGTCGCCTGCAAGAAGCTGATCGTCGCTGACGGTGTGCGTTCCCCGCTGGGCAAGGTGTTGGGCCGTGAGTGGCACCGCGACACCGTCTACGGCGTCGCCGGCCGCGCCTACGTCACCTCCACCCGGGCCGACGACCCGTGGATCAGTTCGCACCTCGAGTTGCGTGGCGAGGAGAACGAGATCCTGTCCGGCTACGGCTGGATCTTCCCGCTCGGCAAGGAGAGCGGCGAGGTCAACCTCGGTGCCGGCACGCTGGCCACGGCCAAGCGTCCGACCGACGTGGCGATCAAGCCGTTGATGAAGCTGTACGCCGACCGGCTCCGTCAGGAGTTCGGACTCGGCGACGAACTGCGTGCCCCGACGTCGGCCCTGCTGCCGATGGGTGGGGCGGTGTCGAATGTCGCCGGCCGCAACTGGGCGCTGATCGGCGACGCCGCCGCCTGCGTGAACCCGCTCAACGGGGAGGGGATCGACTACGGCCTCGAGACCGGCCGGGTGATCGCGGAACTGCTGGCCGACACGCCCGACATCGACCTCAGCCAGGCGTGGCCGGCGCTGCTGCGCGAGCACTACGGCGAGTCGTTCTCCGTCGCCCGTCGTCTCGCGGGCCTCGTGACGGTGCCGCGCCTGCTGCCGGCCCTCGGCCCCATCGGGATGCGCTCGGACCTGCTGATGACGCTCGCGCTGCGCTGGATGGGCAACCTGGTGACCGACGAGGACCGCGACCGCTCCGCGCGCGTGTGGCGCTGGGCCGGTCGTCGCTCCTTGGCCCGCGACGCCCGTCCCCCGTTCTCCTGA
- a CDS encoding NUDIX domain-containing protein: MGQRVQRLAAYAVIVRDDQILLSRLSEKVTTKELWSLPGGGVDHGEDPRDAVVREVYEEAGLRVEVDLTAHVFSLHVADSWRRGRRVDAHSVRIVYEGWVPADSPKPRVTEVDGSTAEAAWKPIAEVLDGTVPTVGLVNEALASYQIRQRQRAAAYAYVVRDHAILLTRTSDLAPDPGTWHLPGGGIDHGETPAATVVRELWEECGLEGEAGELLTVLDHHFTGTAPNGRAEDFHAIGIIYRATVGAGEPRVVEEGGTTDAVAWVPLADIAAGKLKVYGSVRAAIAAAGDA, encoded by the coding sequence ATGGGTCAGCGGGTGCAGCGGTTGGCGGCCTACGCCGTGATCGTTCGCGACGACCAGATCCTGCTCTCGCGGCTGTCGGAGAAGGTGACCACGAAGGAACTGTGGTCCCTGCCCGGCGGCGGCGTCGACCACGGCGAGGACCCGCGCGACGCAGTGGTCCGCGAGGTCTACGAGGAAGCCGGGCTGCGGGTCGAGGTCGACCTCACTGCGCACGTCTTCTCCCTGCATGTCGCCGACTCGTGGCGCCGCGGTCGCCGCGTCGATGCCCACTCCGTGCGGATCGTCTACGAAGGCTGGGTGCCGGCGGATTCGCCGAAGCCCCGCGTCACCGAGGTCGACGGCTCGACCGCAGAGGCGGCCTGGAAGCCGATCGCCGAGGTGCTCGACGGCACGGTGCCGACGGTCGGCCTCGTGAACGAGGCCCTGGCGTCGTACCAGATCAGGCAGCGGCAGCGGGCCGCCGCCTACGCGTACGTCGTCCGCGACCACGCCATCCTGCTCACCCGCACGTCCGACCTGGCGCCCGATCCGGGCACCTGGCACCTGCCCGGTGGCGGCATCGATCACGGCGAGACGCCGGCCGCCACGGTGGTCCGCGAACTGTGGGAGGAATGTGGACTCGAGGGCGAGGCCGGCGAGCTGCTGACCGTGCTCGACCACCACTTCACCGGTACGGCGCCGAACGGGCGTGCCGAGGACTTCCACGCCATCGGCATCATCTACCGCGCCACGGTCGGCGCCGGGGAGCCGCGGGTCGTCGAAGAGGGCGGTACGACGGACGCGGTGGCCTGGGTGCCGTTGGCCGACATCGCCGCCGGGAAGCTGAAGGTCTACGGATCAGTGCGTGCCGCAATCGCCGCCGCAGGCGACGCCTGA
- a CDS encoding SGNH/GDSL hydrolase family protein, with protein MRFISRALLAVVLGCATSLVALTGTAVAAPSVTIASLTVLPQAGGELVLWGQAPTDGLPAAIQGRISGQEWHPVTATVTADGSTWFATVPLTTAPYDRGGYFYLRAVRPATGDQAAVTSDPFGVFILGPGNPPFTTVTLPTTTGTHAVGSLLRASAGIWTPTPANLGFRWNRDGVWTGAAGSTYVVKAEDLGHRLTVTAIGFPKTATTLTYRDSRPTGRVVPGTFTAPPPEIVGRAAVGADLRVEFAGWSPAPTSTAYQWRRNGQPIAGATGGTYVVAGEDAGRSLTVAVHAEAPGVAATDVVSAALAVPAVTPPETTFAELMAPAATTPWPTTQVKHTAGLVAPAWTSTVRTRWDAPGAFTHAQVPKPAFTLSSVAYGQDWARAALGAEYPGTNASLKNADVSFTVTARRFAIAYQGTRTMDAMVWVDGRPVAAQPIPSQSPTTGYAPNWITIELPERKTVTVRFAGPIIFTGVDAPAADNVIVRAAAPRLTVGVLSDSFFDVCSEALCHSRAAAPTLSTRTGFRVWNLAEAGTGYLSPSSGPTYGEYRPGVFGSTRRLEAIAAAPIDVLLVNGSINDASAPTYSATAHADAVNRFLTDVARIRPDLPVVLVGIEPLGIWQTASWDTKARAMTANLAATVGRHQNVVGFIDPYTDRWFTGTGSIVSPKGDGNQDRYIGTDGVHPSAAGVAYYVDRIVAELGPMSVPRPD; from the coding sequence GTGCGGTTCATCAGTCGGGCCCTGCTCGCGGTCGTTCTCGGTTGCGCGACCTCGCTGGTCGCCCTGACCGGTACGGCGGTCGCCGCGCCGTCCGTCACGATCGCGTCACTCACGGTGCTGCCGCAGGCCGGTGGTGAGCTGGTCCTGTGGGGCCAGGCGCCGACCGACGGGCTCCCCGCGGCGATCCAGGGCCGGATCTCGGGCCAGGAATGGCATCCGGTGACGGCCACCGTCACGGCCGACGGGAGCACCTGGTTCGCCACCGTTCCGCTGACCACCGCCCCCTACGACCGCGGCGGGTACTTCTACCTGCGGGCGGTCCGGCCCGCGACGGGGGACCAGGCGGCCGTCACTTCGGACCCGTTCGGTGTCTTCATCCTCGGGCCGGGCAATCCGCCGTTCACGACGGTCACCTTGCCGACGACGACGGGCACGCACGCGGTGGGGTCGCTGCTGCGAGCCAGCGCGGGGATCTGGACGCCCACGCCAGCCAACCTGGGGTTCCGGTGGAACCGGGACGGTGTCTGGACCGGCGCTGCCGGGTCGACGTACGTCGTCAAGGCCGAGGACCTGGGCCACCGCCTGACGGTGACCGCCATCGGGTTCCCGAAGACGGCCACCACGCTGACCTACCGTGACAGCCGTCCGACGGGACGGGTGGTGCCGGGGACGTTCACGGCACCGCCTCCGGAGATCGTCGGACGGGCAGCCGTCGGGGCCGACCTGCGGGTCGAGTTCGCGGGTTGGAGCCCAGCCCCCACGTCGACGGCCTACCAGTGGCGGCGCAATGGGCAGCCCATCGCGGGCGCCACCGGCGGGACGTACGTCGTCGCGGGGGAGGACGCTGGACGCTCCCTGACCGTCGCCGTCCATGCGGAGGCCCCCGGAGTCGCGGCCACCGATGTGGTGAGTGCGGCCCTGGCGGTGCCGGCCGTGACACCACCCGAGACCACGTTCGCCGAACTGATGGCGCCCGCCGCGACCACTCCCTGGCCGACCACGCAGGTCAAGCACACCGCTGGTCTGGTTGCGCCGGCCTGGACCAGCACGGTCCGGACCCGTTGGGATGCGCCGGGCGCGTTCACCCACGCCCAGGTGCCCAAGCCGGCCTTCACCCTCTCGAGCGTCGCCTACGGGCAGGACTGGGCCAGGGCGGCCCTGGGCGCGGAGTACCCCGGCACGAATGCCTCCCTCAAGAACGCCGACGTGAGCTTCACGGTCACTGCCCGGCGCTTCGCCATCGCCTACCAGGGCACCCGGACGATGGACGCCATGGTGTGGGTCGACGGGCGCCCGGTCGCGGCGCAGCCGATCCCCAGCCAGAGCCCGACCACGGGGTACGCCCCGAACTGGATCACCATCGAACTCCCGGAGCGCAAGACCGTCACCGTCCGCTTCGCCGGGCCGATCATCTTCACCGGCGTCGACGCGCCCGCGGCCGACAACGTGATCGTGCGAGCAGCCGCACCTCGGCTGACCGTCGGGGTCCTCTCGGACTCGTTCTTCGACGTCTGCAGCGAGGCCCTCTGTCACAGCCGGGCGGCTGCCCCGACGCTCAGCACCCGCACCGGTTTCCGGGTCTGGAACCTGGCCGAGGCGGGCACGGGCTACCTGTCACCGTCGTCCGGACCGACGTACGGGGAGTACCGGCCCGGGGTGTTCGGGTCGACGCGGCGCCTGGAAGCGATTGCGGCCGCGCCGATCGACGTACTGCTGGTCAACGGGTCGATCAATGACGCGTCCGCGCCGACGTACTCGGCGACGGCGCACGCGGACGCGGTCAACCGGTTCCTGACCGATGTGGCGCGGATCCGTCCCGACCTGCCCGTCGTGCTGGTCGGCATCGAACCGCTGGGGATCTGGCAGACGGCCTCCTGGGACACCAAGGCCCGGGCGATGACGGCGAATCTCGCCGCCACGGTGGGGCGTCATCAGAACGTCGTCGGCTTCATCGATCCCTACACGGACCGGTGGTTCACCGGGACGGGCTCGATCGTGAGTCCGAAGGGCGACGGCAACCAGGACCGGTACATCGGCACGGACGGGGTGCACCCCAGCGCAGCCGGGGTCGCGTACTACGTCGACCGCATCGTCGCCGAACTCGGACCGATGTCCGTCCCGCGCCCGGACTGA
- a CDS encoding hydroxyacid-oxoacid transhydrogenase, with product MSEQIFTYAAPALKFGRGAAAEIGYDVRGWGAKRVLLVTDAGVAAAGHPDTVAESLRGHGLEVVIFDRARVEPTDVSLEEAVAFARAEGPFDAVVAVGGGSAIDTAKAVALLVTNPGELMDYVNAPVGKARAPEQPVLPLVAVPTTTGTGSESTTICVMDVLALKVKTGISHAALRPKLAVVDPTFSATQPAGVVAAAGMDILCHALESYTARWYGDFAAKSPEQRVPYCGSNPIADLWSERALGLLATAFRAAVRRDLEGADAAEAADQMALAATFAGLGFGNAGVHIPHANAYPIAGRVRDFRPADYPDDEPMVPHGMAVSLTAPEAFRFTFDAAPERHLRAARLLDPAAEGNGPEVLPAVLARLMQDIGIPNGLAEVGYGEGDVDNLVDGALQQQRLLATAPKDVTGEDLAGIIRSSLSHW from the coding sequence GTGAGCGAACAGATCTTCACCTACGCCGCGCCGGCCCTGAAGTTCGGCCGCGGCGCCGCCGCCGAGATCGGGTACGACGTCCGCGGCTGGGGCGCGAAGCGGGTCCTGCTGGTGACCGATGCCGGGGTGGCCGCCGCCGGACACCCCGACACCGTGGCCGAGTCGCTGCGTGGCCACGGCCTCGAGGTGGTCATCTTCGACCGTGCGCGCGTCGAGCCGACCGATGTCTCGCTGGAGGAGGCGGTGGCGTTCGCCCGTGCCGAGGGGCCGTTCGACGCGGTCGTGGCGGTGGGCGGAGGCTCGGCGATCGACACCGCGAAGGCGGTCGCGCTGCTGGTGACCAACCCCGGCGAGTTGATGGACTACGTCAACGCACCGGTCGGCAAGGCCCGCGCCCCCGAGCAGCCCGTCCTCCCGCTGGTGGCCGTGCCCACGACCACCGGCACGGGCAGCGAGTCGACCACGATCTGCGTGATGGACGTGCTGGCACTCAAGGTGAAGACCGGGATCAGTCACGCGGCGCTCCGCCCGAAGCTCGCGGTCGTCGACCCGACCTTCTCGGCGACCCAGCCGGCTGGCGTCGTAGCGGCTGCGGGGATGGACATCCTCTGCCACGCGCTGGAGAGCTACACCGCCCGCTGGTACGGCGACTTCGCGGCCAAGAGCCCCGAGCAGCGGGTGCCCTACTGCGGGTCCAACCCGATCGCGGACCTGTGGTCCGAACGCGCGCTGGGTCTGTTGGCCACGGCGTTCCGGGCCGCCGTACGACGGGATCTGGAGGGTGCGGATGCGGCCGAGGCTGCCGACCAGATGGCCCTGGCTGCGACCTTCGCGGGCCTCGGATTCGGCAACGCCGGCGTCCACATCCCGCACGCCAACGCCTACCCGATCGCGGGTCGGGTGCGGGACTTCCGGCCCGCGGACTACCCCGACGACGAGCCGATGGTGCCGCACGGGATGGCGGTCTCGCTGACGGCGCCCGAGGCGTTCCGGTTCACGTTCGACGCGGCCCCGGAGCGCCACCTGCGGGCGGCGCGACTGCTCGATCCGGCCGCCGAGGGCAACGGTCCCGAGGTGCTCCCGGCCGTTCTTGCCCGCCTGATGCAGGACATCGGCATCCCCAACGGACTGGCCGAGGTGGGCTACGGCGAGGGCGACGTCGACAACCTCGTGGACGGCGCCCTGCAGCAGCAACGCCTGCTCGCGACCGCCCCGAAGGACGTCACCGGCGAGGACTTGGCCGGCATCATCCGGTCTTCCCTGTCGCACTGGTGA
- a CDS encoding SAM-dependent methyltransferase: MSSTTASLETGLARVAEDLLSERLIRAVGSGRRRTAVPPWRRVELRWVDLKAGRSLQIVRYDATQAHTANHLAGEAARSAVDTLLAEPFGNWTVETTEHELTLRVTKKGDAALHERASAVSTGSTNDVDHSHDRAKERMLPADDPVFAALGMTDGQGRIKPSRMAKYRQVEDFLRILDRSVADARAKGHLRKPTEDKPLHVVDLGCGNGYLTFAAHRMLSGRSGLPVRLTGVDVKEQSRDHNASVAAKLGIDAEFVAGTIGDVALTTPPDVVLALHACDTATDDALARAVAWEAPLVLAAPCCHHDIAAQLRRTPAPAPYSALVRDGILRERFADTLTDALRSLLLRQQGYRVDVMEFVDSQHTPRNTLLRAIRTGEAQGSAVAEYDDLVATWAIQPRLGELLGHAPTREA, translated from the coding sequence GTGAGCAGCACGACCGCGTCCCTCGAAACCGGGTTGGCCCGCGTCGCGGAGGACCTGCTGTCCGAGCGCCTGATCCGCGCGGTCGGGTCGGGGCGCCGTCGTACGGCGGTGCCGCCGTGGCGACGCGTCGAACTGCGCTGGGTGGACCTCAAGGCCGGCCGCAGCCTCCAGATCGTGCGGTACGACGCCACCCAGGCCCACACCGCGAACCACCTCGCCGGGGAGGCCGCCCGTTCCGCGGTCGACACCCTGCTGGCCGAACCCTTCGGCAACTGGACGGTCGAGACCACCGAGCACGAACTGACCCTGCGGGTGACGAAGAAGGGCGACGCGGCCCTGCACGAACGGGCCTCGGCGGTCTCGACAGGCTCGACCAACGACGTGGACCACAGCCACGACCGCGCCAAGGAGCGGATGCTCCCGGCCGACGACCCGGTGTTCGCTGCCCTCGGCATGACCGACGGGCAGGGCCGGATCAAGCCCAGCCGGATGGCGAAGTACCGCCAGGTCGAGGACTTCCTGCGGATCCTGGACCGTTCGGTCGCCGACGCCCGCGCGAAGGGACACCTGCGCAAGCCGACCGAGGACAAGCCGCTCCACGTCGTCGACCTCGGCTGCGGCAACGGCTACCTCACCTTCGCTGCGCACCGGATGTTGTCGGGGCGCAGCGGTCTGCCGGTCCGGCTGACCGGTGTGGACGTGAAGGAGCAGTCCCGCGACCACAACGCATCGGTCGCTGCGAAGCTCGGGATCGACGCCGAGTTCGTCGCCGGCACCATCGGCGACGTCGCGCTCACGACACCACCGGATGTCGTGCTCGCGCTGCACGCCTGCGACACCGCCACCGACGACGCCCTCGCCCGGGCCGTCGCCTGGGAGGCACCGCTGGTGCTCGCTGCGCCCTGCTGCCATCACGACATCGCGGCCCAGCTCCGTCGTACGCCCGCCCCGGCGCCGTACTCCGCCCTCGTCCGCGACGGCATCCTGCGCGAACGGTTCGCCGACACCCTCACCGACGCGCTGCGCTCGCTGCTGCTGCGCCAGCAGGGCTACCGCGTCGACGTGATGGAGTTCGTCGATAGCCAGCACACCCCGCGCAACACCCTGCTGCGGGCGATCCGCACCGGCGAGGCTCAGGGCTCCGCCGTCGCGGAGTACGACGACCTGGTGGCCACGTGGGCGATCCAGCCGCGTCTCGGTGAACTGCTCGGCCACGCTCCCACGCGCGAGGCCTGA
- a CDS encoding WD40 repeat domain-containing protein: MEKLLLLALPFGIGFLMPGAAAEPVPGAVVFSYTDPDIVESSGLVARDDLVVTVNDSGDSNRIFTVDPTTGDTVGVTRWQGDARDIEALAPAGNGEVYVGDIGDNEAKRGEIEIARVPFGRGNQAVDAATYDLVYPDGPHDAESLLVHPKTGQVFVVAKEFIGRLYAAPEDLKETGRNELTAVDEVLGIATDGAFFPDGEHLVLRNYGQAAVYTWPDLDRVAMVDLPSQQQGEGIAVSESGEVLIGSEGAHSEVLRVEVPIDEPTDESPAPTPTPDSSSEAVPVTAADDRSLWPWALGGVAGVAIIAVLLRSLRPRP, encoded by the coding sequence ATGGAGAAGCTGCTCCTGCTGGCGCTGCCCTTCGGCATCGGCTTCCTGATGCCGGGTGCTGCGGCTGAACCGGTGCCCGGCGCCGTCGTCTTCAGCTACACCGATCCCGACATCGTCGAGTCGAGCGGACTCGTCGCCCGTGACGACCTGGTGGTCACGGTCAATGACTCGGGCGACAGCAACCGAATCTTCACGGTCGACCCGACCACCGGCGACACCGTCGGCGTGACCCGCTGGCAGGGCGATGCCCGCGACATCGAGGCGCTCGCCCCGGCCGGCAACGGCGAGGTCTACGTCGGCGACATCGGTGACAACGAGGCCAAGCGCGGCGAGATCGAGATCGCGCGCGTGCCCTTCGGTCGCGGCAACCAGGCGGTCGACGCGGCGACGTACGACCTGGTCTATCCCGACGGCCCGCACGACGCGGAGTCCTTGCTGGTGCACCCGAAGACCGGGCAGGTGTTCGTGGTGGCCAAGGAGTTCATCGGCCGGCTCTACGCGGCTCCGGAGGACCTGAAGGAGACGGGCCGCAACGAACTGACCGCAGTCGACGAGGTGCTTGGCATCGCGACCGACGGCGCGTTCTTCCCCGACGGCGAGCACCTGGTGCTCCGCAACTACGGGCAGGCTGCGGTCTACACGTGGCCGGACCTCGACCGGGTCGCGATGGTCGACCTCCCGTCCCAGCAGCAGGGCGAGGGGATCGCGGTCAGTGAGTCGGGTGAAGTGCTGATCGGCTCCGAGGGTGCGCACTCCGAGGTGCTCCGGGTGGAGGTGCCGATCGACGAGCCGACGGATGAGTCCCCCGCACCCACGCCGACCCCTGACTCGTCGAGCGAGGCCGTCCCGGTGACGGCCGCCGACGACCGCTCGCTGTGGCCGTGGGCACTCGGCGGCGTTGCCGGTGTGGCGATCATCGCCGTCCTGCTGCGGTCGCTGCGGCCGCGGCCATGA
- a CDS encoding DUF1905 domain-containing protein: protein MTEHVFTAELWRWAAKDEEKSGAWFFVSLPFEASDAIEAEAVPGKGFGSVKVEVTIGSTTWRTSVFPSAEEKTYVLPIKKAVRTAEGLDEGGSCRVQVRTV, encoded by the coding sequence ATGACCGAGCACGTCTTCACCGCTGAACTCTGGCGCTGGGCCGCCAAGGACGAGGAGAAGAGCGGCGCCTGGTTCTTCGTCAGCCTGCCCTTCGAGGCGTCCGATGCGATCGAGGCAGAGGCGGTGCCCGGCAAGGGGTTCGGGAGCGTGAAGGTCGAGGTGACCATCGGCTCGACCACGTGGCGGACCTCGGTGTTCCCCAGTGCGGAGGAGAAGACCTACGTGCTGCCGATCAAGAAGGCGGTACGGACGGCCGAGGGCCTCGACGAGGGTGGCTCGTGCCGCGTGCAGGTGCGGACTGTCTGA
- the serC gene encoding phosphoserine transaminase, whose translation MTDAIVIPADIKPVDGRFGAGPSKIAPGALDALAATGTSLMGTSHRQAAVKNTVGRVRDGLGTFFDLPEGYEVVFGNGGATAFWDIATFGLIREKSQHLTFGEFSSKFAKAAADAPWLQAPSIIKADPGSRPVSVAEDGIDVYGWAHNETSTAVMAPVIRPAGIADDALVLIDATSGAGGLPVDLNEVDVYYFAPQKCFASDGGIWFAIMSPKALARVEEIKASGRFIPAFFDLQTAVENSRLNQTYNTPSIATFFLMAEQLDWMNANGSLKGMVERTTASSDALYGWAEKTSYTTPYVANAEDRSLVIGTIDFDDNIDASSIAKALRANGIVDTEPYRKLGRNQLRVAMYPAIDASDIELLTASVDYVVGQL comes from the coding sequence GTGACTGACGCGATCGTGATCCCCGCCGACATCAAGCCCGTGGACGGCCGCTTCGGCGCCGGCCCCTCGAAGATCGCTCCCGGCGCCCTCGACGCCCTTGCTGCGACCGGCACGTCCCTGATGGGCACCTCGCACCGCCAGGCGGCCGTGAAGAACACCGTCGGTCGCGTGCGCGACGGCCTCGGCACGTTCTTCGACCTGCCCGAGGGCTACGAGGTCGTCTTCGGCAACGGCGGCGCGACCGCGTTCTGGGACATCGCCACCTTCGGTCTGATCCGCGAGAAGTCGCAGCACCTGACCTTCGGCGAGTTCTCGTCGAAGTTCGCCAAGGCCGCCGCGGACGCTCCGTGGCTCCAGGCGCCCTCGATCATCAAGGCCGACCCGGGTTCGCGCCCGGTCTCGGTCGCCGAGGACGGCATCGACGTCTACGGCTGGGCGCACAACGAGACCTCGACCGCCGTGATGGCGCCGGTCATCCGCCCCGCGGGCATCGCCGACGACGCGCTGGTCCTGATCGACGCCACCTCGGGCGCCGGCGGCCTGCCGGTCGACCTGAACGAGGTCGACGTCTACTACTTCGCGCCGCAGAAGTGCTTCGCCTCGGACGGCGGCATCTGGTTCGCGATCATGTCGCCGAAGGCCCTGGCCCGCGTCGAGGAGATCAAGGCTTCGGGCCGCTTCATCCCCGCGTTCTTCGACCTGCAGACCGCGGTCGAGAACTCGCGCCTCAACCAGACCTACAACACCCCGTCCATCGCGACCTTCTTCCTGATGGCCGAGCAGCTGGACTGGATGAACGCCAACGGCAGCCTCAAGGGCATGGTCGAGCGGACCACCGCCTCCTCGGACGCGCTCTACGGCTGGGCCGAGAAGACGTCGTACACGACGCCGTACGTCGCCAACGCCGAGGACCGCTCGCTCGTGATCGGCACCATCGACTTCGACGACAACATCGACGCCTCGTCGATCGCCAAGGCGCTGCGCGCCAACGGCATCGTCGACACCGAGCCGTACCGCAAGCTGGGCCGCAACCAGCTCCGCGTCGCGATGTACCCGGCGATCGACGCCTCGGACATCGAGTTGCTCACCGCGTCCGTCGACTACGTGGTCGGCCAGCTCTGA
- a CDS encoding GNAT family N-acetyltransferase — protein sequence MDHDLELRAVGYDHPDAVALVARVQLEYAERYGSPDEGAVDLREFDAPNGLFLVGYDDRQTPVVTGAWRRSSEQALGATNAAELKRMYVVPEARGRGFARRILAELEATAAAAGHDALLLGTGTMQPEAIALYLSEGYEEIPVFGFYAGHVLARSYGKRIR from the coding sequence ATGGACCACGATCTGGAGCTGCGCGCCGTCGGCTACGACCACCCCGATGCCGTCGCGCTGGTCGCCCGGGTCCAGCTGGAGTACGCCGAGCGCTACGGCTCCCCGGACGAAGGCGCCGTGGACCTGCGCGAGTTCGACGCACCCAACGGCCTCTTCCTGGTCGGGTACGACGACCGCCAGACGCCGGTCGTGACCGGCGCCTGGCGGCGATCCTCCGAGCAGGCCCTGGGGGCGACCAACGCAGCGGAGTTGAAGCGGATGTACGTCGTACCCGAGGCTCGTGGCCGGGGTTTCGCCCGCCGGATCCTCGCGGAACTGGAAGCGACGGCTGCGGCGGCCGGCCACGATGCCCTCCTGCTCGGGACCGGGACGATGCAGCCCGAGGCGATCGCGCTGTACCTCAGTGAGGGCTACGAGGAGATCCCCGTGTTCGGCTTCTACGCGGGCCACGTGCTCGCCCGGTCCTACGGCAAGCGGATCAGGTGA